CATTAAGTAAACGATCGCTCGGAGAGACACGCCAGGTTGCGCCGAAGCGTAACCGCGCGCGCGCATCCGCCCTCTGGTAATAGAGATGTACTGGAATGGTTCCCGAACGGTGGGGTTCCAGAGACTGACGGAGTCGGTTTAAAAGCTGGTCATCAATTTGCCTGTCCGTCAGCGATATAGCAAGCCCGCGGGCATATTTTTCACGGGCCTCGTCAATGTCCATGACTTCACGGGCGGTCATTTTAAGCCCACCGCTGAAGTCATCAAAGCTGACCTGTCCGCTGACGATGAGTATGCGGTCTTTTTCCAGCAGCTGCTGGTATTTATCCAGCGCGTCAGTGAACAACATCACTTCAAGACGCCCGGAACGGTCATCCAACGTACAGATGCCGATACGATTGCCGCGCTTGGTGACCATAACCCGCGCAGCAATGACGAGCCCGGCCGCCGTGGTGACCTTCCCACGTTCGGTCGGATGCATGTCTTTCAGCCTGTAGCCTCCGACATAGCGCTCTATCTCTTTTAAATACTGGTTGATCGGGTGTCCCGTCAGGTAGAGCCCTAACGTCTCCCGCTCGCCCTCAAGCTGAACCTGCTCCGGCCACGGCTGGCAGCTGGCGTAGGATTGCTCAATCTGCTCAGGCTCTTCCGCCAGCACGCCGAACATATCTGCCTGGCCGATCGCTTCCGCTTTCGCGTGCTGATCGGCCGCTTTCAGCGCATCGCCGAGCGAGTTCATCAGCGCGGCGCGGTGCGGGCCAAGGCGGTCGAACGCCCCGGACATAATCAGCTTTTCCAGCACCCGGCGGTTGAGCTTTTTGATATCGGTGCGCGCACAGAGATCGAACAGCTCGCGGAAATAGCCGCCGTTGTTACGCGCTTCGATAATCGCTTCAATCGGCCCTTCGCCCACGCCTTTGATCGCGCCGATGCCGTAGACGATCTCGCCATCGTCGTTGACGTGGAAGTGGTAGAGCCCGGAGTTAATGTCCGGCGGCAGGATCTTCAGCCCATGCGCCAGCACTCATCCACCAGCCCGACCACTTTCTCGGTGTTGTCCATATCTGCAGTCATTACTGCTGCCATAAACTCGGCCGGATAGTGCGCTTTTAGCCACAGGGTCTGGTAGGAAACCAAAGCATAGGCGGCGGAGTGTGATTTGTTAAATCCATACCCGGCGAATTTCTCCACCAGGTCGAAGATTTTTATCGCCAGTTCGCCATCGATACCGTTTTTCTTCGCGCCATCTTCAAAAATGGAGCGCTGTTTGGCCATCTCTTCCGGCTTCTTCTTACCCATCGCACGACGCAGCATATCCGCGCCACCGAGGGTATAACCGGAGAGCACTTGGGCAATCTGCATTACCTGTTCCTGATACAGGATAATGCCGTAGGTCGGCTCCAGCACCGGCTTCAGGCTCTCGTGCTGCCACTGCACGTCAGGGTAGGAGATCTCTTCGCGCCCGTGCTTACGGTCGATAAAGTTATCTACCATGCCCGATTGCAGCGGACCGGGGCGGAACAGCGCCACCAGTGCGATCATATCTTCGAAGCAGTCCGGCTGCAGACGCTTGATCAGATCCTTCATGCCGCGGGATTCAAGCTGGAAGACCGCCGTGGTCTCCGAGCGTTGCAGCATGTCGAAGCTCTTCTTGTCTTCAAGCGGAATGGCGGCGATATCCAGCGGCGGCTCGCCCTGCTTCTCGCGCCGGGCGTTGATCATCTCCAGCGCCCAGTTGATGATGGTGAGCGTACGCAGGCCGAGGAAGTCGAACTTCACCAGCCCGGCGTATTCCACGTCGTTCTTATCAAACTGGGTAACCGGATGCTGCCCGGCTTCATCGCAGTAAAGCGGTGCAAAATCGGTAATTTTGGTAGGCGCAATCACCACGCCACCGGCGTGTTTACCGGCGTTACGCGTCACCCCTTCCAGCTTGCGCGCCATGTCAATCAGCGCCCGCACCTCTTCGTCGGCTTCGTAGATCTCCGGCAGCTGCGGCTCTGCTTCAAAGGCTTTTGCCAGCGTCATGCCCGGATCGGGCGGCACCAGCTTGGAGATACGGTCGACAAAGCCATAGGGGTGGCCCAGCACGCGGCCAACGTCGCGGATAACCGCTTTCGCCGCCATGGTACCAAAGGTGATGATCTGCGACACCGCGTCGCGGCCATACATATCCGCCACGTGCTCGATTACCTGGTCACGTTTCTCCATGCAGAAGTCGACGTCGAAGTCGGGCATTGAGACACGTTCCGGGTTAAGGAAACGTTCGAACAGCAGGTCAAACTCCAGCGGGTCGAGATCGGTGATCTTCAGCGCATAGGCGACCAGCGACCCGGCACCGGAACCACGTCCAGGCCCGACGGGCACGCCGTTATCTTTCGACCACTGGATAAACTCCATAACGATCAGGAAGTAGCCCGGGAAGCCCATCTGGTTGATAACCTGGAGCTCAATGTCGAGGCGCTCGTCGTAAGGCGGGCGTTTCTCGGCACGCACTGCCGGATCGGGGAAGAGGAATTCAAGTCGCTCTTCCAGCCCCTCTTTCGATTTCACGACCAGGAAGTCTTCGGTGGTCATATCCCCGGTCGGGAACTGCGGCAGGAAGTACTCGCCGAGGCGCACGGTGACGTTACAGCGTTTAGCAATTTCGACGCTGTTTTCCAGCGCTTCCGGAATATCGGAGAAGAGTTCGCACATCTCCTCTTCGTTGCGCATATATTGCTGCGGCGAGTAGTTACGCGGGCGTTTGGGATCGTCGAGGGTAAAGCCGTCGTGGATGGCGACGCGAATTTCATGGGCGTCAAAGTCGCCCTCTTCGAGGAAGCGGACATCGTTGGTGGCGACAACCGGCAACCCCTGCGCTTCTGCCAGCGCGACTGCCGCGTGCAGGTAGTTCTCTTCGTCCTGACGACCGGTGCGGATCAGCTCCAGATAGTAGCGATCCGGGAAATGGGTTTTATAGAAATCGAGGCACTGCTCCACCAGCGCGCTGTTGCCGCGCAGCAGGCTTTTGCCGACGTCGCCCATTCGCGCGCCGGAAAGCAGGATCAGCCCTTCGTTAAGCTCAATTAGCCAGTCGCGATCGATATAAGGGCCCGCCGCGCCGTAGCCGCGCTGATAGGCGCGCGAAATCAGCAGCGTCAGGTTCTGGTAGCCGGTATTGTTGGCGGCGAGGACGGTAAGCTGCGTCAGCTCGTCACCAATCAGATCGCACTGCACGTGGAAGTCAGCGCCGACGATGGGCTTGATCCCGGCACCGTGCGCCGTTCCGTAGAACTTCACCAGACCGCAGAGGTTGGTAAAATCGGTGATCGCCAGCGCGGGCGAGCCAAGGGCGGCCGCCTTCTTCACCAGCGGCCCGGTTTTCGCCAGCCCGTCAATCATGGAGTAGTCGCTATGCACCCGCAGGTGTACGAAACGTGGTTCAGCCATTATTCAATTCCAGCCTGTAGTTTCACGTTCTTAAGAATCAGGAGACGACGCCCAACGCGCGCCTGACCGGCGCAAAGCTGCGTCGGTGATGCTCGGTTGCGCCATGCTCCGTCAGCTTTTCCAGATGAAAAGCCGTGGGATAGCCTTTATGTTGTGCAAAGCCATACTGCGGGAAGATCGCATCCAGCGCGGCCATTTCGGCATCGCGCGTGACTTTGGCGATAATCGACGCCGCGCTGATTTCAGCCACACGGCTGTCGCCTTTCACCACCGCCATCGAGGGCATGGCAAGCGCTGGGCAACGGTTGCCGTCAATCAGCACGTACTCCGGCGTAATAGCAAGCCCGGCGACCGCGCGCTGCATTGCCAGCATCGTGGCGTGCAGAATATTAAGCTCATCGATCTCGTGCGGCTCCGCGCGGCCGAGACTCCAGGCCAGCGCTTTCTCTTTAATCTCATCAAAGAGCGACAAACGGCGTTTTTCGGAAAGTTTTTTTGAGTCGTTGAGACCCACAATTGGCCGAGCGGGATCGAGGATCACCGCCGCCGTCACAACCGCGCCGACCAGCGGGCCGCGCCCTACTTCATCCACACCCGCAACAAGATGCGTGTGCGGATAAACAAACTCAATCATTTTGCTAACTCCAGTACCGCGTCCGCTGCCTGTTCATCGGCATTACAGCGGATGCGCTGATGCAGCTCGCGAAACAGATCATGCATTTCATGGCGGGTTTCACTGTTCGCCAGCAGCGGTTCCAGTGCGGCAGCCAACGCCTGCGGCTGGCACTCTTCCTGCAACAGCTCTTTAACCACTTCGCGCCCGGCGAGCAGGTTCGGCAGGGAAACATAGGGCGTTTTCACCAGCCGTTTCGCCAGCCAGAAGGTGAAGGGCTTCATACGGTAGCCGACCACCATCGGGCATTTCGCCAGCATGCACTCCAGCGCTGCGGTGCCCGAGGCAAGCAGCGCGGCATCGGACGCAATCATCGCTTCCCGCGCCTGGCCATCAAGCAGGTGCACCGTCAAATCTGGCGCAACTTGCGCTTTGATCTGCTCAAACTGCTCGCGGCGTTTCGCATTGACCAGCGGAACCACTACTTCCAGCTCCGGGTAGCGCTCACGCAGCAGCTGCGCGGTACGCAAAAAGTCGGCGCTCAGCATCTCGACTTCTGCACCACGGCTGCCGGGCAGCAGCGCCAGGCAGCGCGCCTGCGGGCTAATTCCCAGATGCGCACGCGCCGCATTTTTATCGGGATCGAGC
This Kosakonia cowanii JCM 10956 = DSM 18146 DNA region includes the following protein-coding sequences:
- the lpxB gene encoding lipid-A-disaccharide synthase, coding for MVDKRPLTIALVAGETSGDILGAGLIRALRARVPNARFVGVAGPRMQAEGCEAWYEMEELAVMGIVEVLGRLRRLLHIRADLTRRFSELQPDVFVGIDAPDFNITLEGNLKKRGIKTIHYVSPSVWAWRQKRVFKIGKATDLVLAFLPFEKAFYDRFNVPCRFIGHTMADAMPLDPDKNAARAHLGISPQARCLALLPGSRGAEVEMLSADFLRTAQLLRERYPELEVVVPLVNAKRREQFEQIKAQVAPDLTVHLLDGQAREAMIASDAALLASGTAALECMLAKCPMVVGYRMKPFTFWLAKRLVKTPYVSLPNLLAGREVVKELLQEECQPQALAAALEPLLANSETRHEMHDLFRELHQRIRCNADEQAADAVLELAK
- the rnhB gene encoding ribonuclease HII; the protein is MIEFVYPHTHLVAGVDEVGRGPLVGAVVTAAVILDPARPIVGLNDSKKLSEKRRLSLFDEIKEKALAWSLGRAEPHEIDELNILHATMLAMQRAVAGLAITPEYVLIDGNRCPALAMPSMAVVKGDSRVAEISAASIIAKVTRDAEMAALDAIFPQYGFAQHKGYPTAFHLEKLTEHGATEHHRRSFAPVRRALGVVS